The proteins below are encoded in one region of Candidatus Effluviviaceae Genus V sp.:
- a CDS encoding phosphoribosylaminoimidazolesuccinocarboxamide synthase, with translation MKKTKKLYEGKAKILWETDDPKLMVQEFKNDATAFNGVKHEVIEGKGRLNNLISSSL, from the coding sequence GTGAAGAAGACGAAGAAGCTCTACGAAGGCAAGGCGAAGATCCTGTGGGAGACGGACGACCCGAAACTGATGGTGCAGGAGTTCAAGAACGATGCCACGGCGTTCAACGGCGTCAAGCACGAGGTCATCGAGGGCAAGGGGAGACTGAACAACCTGATCTCCTCGTCGCT